A genomic window from Oceanispirochaeta sp. M1 includes:
- a CDS encoding TraR/DksA C4-type zinc finger protein gives MTGYELSKFKDIIERTISDLEESNSYLEDATQPIEPSVALGRLTRMEAIGEKSVNEAMLVQVKQRLDRLSNALDRIEKGTYGICVRCQKEMPFGRLEAVPESLVCVPCLERSTQKR, from the coding sequence ATGACAGGATATGAACTGAGTAAATTTAAAGATATTATTGAAAGAACCATTTCTGACCTGGAAGAGAGTAACAGCTATCTTGAGGACGCAACTCAGCCCATCGAACCCAGTGTGGCCCTGGGGCGCCTTACCCGTATGGAAGCCATTGGTGAAAAGAGCGTCAACGAAGCCATGCTCGTCCAGGTAAAGCAGCGCCTGGACAGATTAAGCAACGCTCTGGACAGAATAGAAAAAGGTACTTACGGTATATGTGTCCGCTGTCAGAAAGAGATGCCCTTCGGCAGGCTTGAAGCGGTTCCAGAATCACTTGTCTGTGTTCCCTGTCTGGAAAGATCAACTCAAAAACGCTAA
- a CDS encoding site-specific DNA-methyltransferase, giving the protein MTESPDFFDKSPAELKKLSEELNIPLDEIKSYFRDRKLPSGDHLSQLSETLGYNRQQLKLLWGVVDDELLSYLQKNVKSIPEIEKKPKKVKKLNITMTTEMGTLYRNDCMDVLAGIEDNSLDLIFADPPFNLNKTYPSGMNDLIKEEEYLRWMNSWVDELCRTLKYGGALFLWNLPRWNSEITKGLNSKLYFKHWISVDLKSSLPIKGRLYPSHYSLLYYTKGKKASCFVPDRIPMQICPKCYGDLKDYGGYKSKMNSKGVNITDIWTDIPPVRHAKYKRRKNSNELSIKLLDRIIEMASRPGDLVFDPFGGSGATYVVAELKGRRWIGTDIGPSKEIIDRFNIIHTERQILDDYRNDLNCLFTKHVKEQRVKRKIWTDDSFKE; this is encoded by the coding sequence ATGACTGAGAGTCCCGATTTCTTTGATAAAAGCCCTGCAGAACTTAAAAAACTCTCGGAAGAACTGAATATTCCCCTTGATGAAATCAAGAGCTATTTTCGGGACCGGAAACTCCCATCGGGAGATCACCTTTCTCAACTTTCAGAGACCCTGGGGTACAACAGACAGCAGCTGAAACTGCTGTGGGGAGTCGTTGATGATGAGCTGCTCTCCTATCTTCAAAAGAATGTGAAGAGTATTCCGGAGATAGAAAAAAAGCCGAAAAAAGTAAAAAAACTCAATATCACCATGACAACGGAAATGGGGACACTCTATAGAAATGACTGCATGGATGTCCTGGCAGGTATTGAGGATAACTCATTGGATCTTATTTTTGCAGATCCTCCCTTTAATCTGAATAAGACTTACCCATCAGGGATGAACGACTTGATTAAAGAGGAAGAATATCTCCGATGGATGAACAGCTGGGTGGATGAACTGTGCCGTACTCTTAAATACGGAGGGGCTCTGTTTTTATGGAATCTTCCCCGCTGGAACAGTGAGATTACAAAAGGGCTTAACAGTAAACTCTATTTTAAACATTGGATCTCTGTAGATCTCAAATCCAGTCTGCCTATCAAGGGGCGGCTTTATCCCTCTCATTACTCACTTCTTTACTATACAAAGGGTAAGAAGGCCTCCTGTTTTGTTCCCGACCGTATACCAATGCAGATCTGTCCCAAATGTTATGGAGACCTGAAGGATTACGGTGGGTATAAGTCCAAGATGAATAGTAAGGGTGTGAATATTACTGATATCTGGACGGATATTCCCCCTGTCCGTCATGCCAAATACAAGAGAAGAAAAAATTCAAATGAGCTTTCAATCAAATTATTGGACAGGATTATTGAGATGGCTTCCAGACCGGGAGATCTTGTTTTTGATCCTTTCGGAGGATCGGGAGCCACCTATGTTGTGGCGGAGCTCAAGGGGAGACGCTGGATAGGCACTGATATCGGCCCTTCCAAAGAGATCATTGACCGCTTTAACATTATCCATACGGAGCGTCAGATTCTGGATGACTATAGAAATGATCTGAACTGCCTCTTTACCAAGCATGTTAAGGAGCAGAGGGTTAAACGGAAAATCTGGACCGACGACAGTTTTAAAGAATAG
- the pgmB gene encoding beta-phosphoglucomutase: MDQKIRGVLFDLDGVLVDTAKYHYQAWSKLAESLGFSFSEEDNERLKGVSRAACLEILLTIGNVSLTEKEKEEAMAGKNANYVDMISHMSPRGILPGVLELLKELQEAGIKTALGSASRNAPIILEKTGLKDYLDAVVDGNRTTQAKPNPEVFLLGASDLNLKPEECVVFEDAAAGIEAGIAGGMLTVGIGHKDQLGAADALFPDLNGISWQMIKDSLEAHSGKNKEA; this comes from the coding sequence ATGGACCAAAAGATCAGGGGAGTCTTGTTTGACCTGGACGGTGTTCTGGTAGATACAGCTAAATATCATTATCAGGCATGGAGCAAGCTGGCCGAATCACTGGGATTCAGTTTCTCAGAAGAGGATAATGAACGCCTAAAGGGTGTATCCCGTGCGGCCTGTCTGGAGATTCTCCTCACCATTGGAAACGTTTCATTAACTGAAAAAGAGAAAGAAGAAGCCATGGCAGGAAAAAATGCCAATTATGTGGATATGATCAGCCATATGTCACCCCGGGGAATCCTGCCCGGTGTCCTTGAATTACTGAAAGAGCTGCAGGAAGCCGGTATAAAAACGGCTCTGGGTTCGGCCAGCAGGAATGCCCCCATTATTCTGGAAAAAACGGGACTGAAAGACTACCTGGATGCAGTTGTAGACGGAAACAGAACCACACAGGCCAAACCGAACCCCGAAGTCTTCCTTCTGGGAGCCTCCGACTTGAATCTTAAACCCGAAGAATGTGTCGTGTTTGAAGATGCGGCTGCAGGAATCGAGGCTGGAATTGCCGGAGGAATGCTTACTGTCGGTATAGGACACAAAGATCAGCTGGGTGCTGCAGATGCCCTGTTCCCCGACCTTAACGGAATAAGCTGGCAAATGATTAAGGACAGCCTTGAAGCGCATTCTGGAAAAAACAAGGAAGCCTGA
- a CDS encoding flagellin: MIINHNITAMTANRNLGIAGANSASNMGKLSSGLRINKAGDDASGLAVSEKMRSQIRGLNQASRNASDGISFIQTTEGHLQETTDIIQRVRELAVQSSNGIYSSEDRMQIQVEVSQLVDELDRVASHAQFNGMNMLTGRFAADTGDNVVTQKMTFHIGANMDQSEQVFIGTMTAEALGLRQIGTGEIMSISTPEQSNRNIGVLDGALKTVNKQRADLGAYQNRMEMAIKGIDVASENMQASESRIRDLDMAKETVDFTKNQILSQASNAMLAQANQRTQSVLQLLQ, encoded by the coding sequence ATGATTATTAATCACAACATTACTGCGATGACTGCAAACAGAAACCTTGGTATTGCCGGAGCTAATTCAGCCAGCAATATGGGAAAACTCTCGTCAGGATTGCGAATCAACAAAGCCGGAGACGATGCTTCAGGACTGGCTGTTTCAGAGAAAATGCGATCACAGATCCGCGGTTTGAATCAGGCATCAAGGAATGCATCAGACGGTATTTCATTCATACAGACAACCGAAGGACACCTGCAGGAAACTACAGATATCATTCAGAGAGTCCGTGAACTTGCGGTACAGTCTTCCAACGGAATCTATTCCTCAGAAGACAGAATGCAGATTCAGGTGGAAGTATCTCAGCTTGTTGATGAACTGGACAGAGTTGCCTCTCACGCACAGTTCAACGGTATGAACATGCTCACAGGACGTTTTGCCGCTGATACAGGCGATAATGTAGTTACACAGAAGATGACCTTCCACATCGGTGCCAACATGGACCAGAGTGAGCAGGTTTTCATCGGAACAATGACTGCCGAGGCCCTAGGTCTCCGTCAGATCGGAACAGGTGAGATTATGTCTATCTCTACCCCCGAGCAGTCCAACAGAAACATTGGAGTTCTGGACGGTGCTCTGAAAACTGTGAACAAACAGAGAGCTGATCTTGGTGCATACCAGAATAGAATGGAAATGGCAATCAAGGGTATTGATGTAGCATCCGAAAACATGCAGGCATCTGAATCAAGAATTCGTGACCTGGACATGGCAAAAGAAACTGTTGACTTCACTAAAAACCAGATTCTGTCTCAGGCCAGTAACGCAATGCTGGCTCAGGCAAACCAGAGAACTCAGTCAGTTCTTCAGCTGCTGCAGTAA
- a CDS encoding alpha-glucosidase codes for MFHHKPLEELVVYQIYTRSFKDSNGDGIGDLAGVTQKLDYLADLGVDMLWLSPFCSSPNDDMGYDISDYQNIMTEMGTMEDLDNLLEEAHKRNIGIMMDLVLNHSSDEHSWFIESRSSKDNPKRDWYIWADKPNNWDSYFCPEAWEYDEVTGQYYLHIFGVKQPDLNWRNEELRAEIHRMVDWWLEKGIDGIRFDAIHLIGKPEGNPDYVHAPGESKRFCHFRNHELGHHYLQEMHDKVMKKHDPVTVGETGGSTPEGARLYVDKKRNEFDMIFHLGFLEDDEFEDNPAQNYKKFYEKWYKQLSIEGWDATYLGNHDLARAVSVIGDEENYWRESATCLATMIMTQWGTPYIYQGDEIGMVNAGFTSLDQFRDPHTTIRYHAAEEKGDDSDAVLKEIIKWGRDNSRTPMQWDASPNGGFSDAEPWIMMARNWEHINVAAQENKRGTIFNYYKKMIALRKSNKNLAYGKMEMVKSEPAVFAYNRIHEGRTVQVVLNLSSSPSAHRIDDFNDDQVLISNYPSQRKNVSGLMLRPWEAVVIS; via the coding sequence ATGTTCCATCACAAGCCGCTGGAAGAGCTGGTTGTCTACCAGATCTACACCCGCAGTTTTAAAGATAGCAATGGCGACGGAATCGGAGATCTGGCAGGTGTGACACAGAAGCTGGATTATCTGGCCGATCTGGGTGTTGATATGCTCTGGCTCAGTCCTTTCTGCTCATCTCCCAATGATGATATGGGCTACGATATTTCAGATTATCAGAACATTATGACCGAGATGGGAACCATGGAAGATCTTGATAATCTTCTGGAAGAGGCCCACAAGAGAAATATCGGTATCATGATGGATCTGGTGCTTAATCACAGCTCCGATGAACACTCCTGGTTTATTGAATCCAGAAGCAGTAAAGATAACCCCAAGCGGGACTGGTATATCTGGGCGGATAAACCCAATAACTGGGATTCCTATTTCTGCCCTGAAGCCTGGGAATACGATGAGGTCACAGGGCAGTACTATCTCCATATATTCGGAGTCAAACAGCCTGACCTGAACTGGCGGAATGAAGAGCTGAGAGCCGAAATCCACCGCATGGTGGACTGGTGGCTTGAGAAGGGAATCGACGGCATCCGTTTTGATGCCATTCATCTGATCGGCAAGCCTGAGGGGAATCCCGATTATGTACATGCTCCCGGAGAGAGTAAACGTTTCTGTCATTTCAGAAATCATGAACTGGGACATCACTATCTGCAGGAGATGCATGATAAGGTCATGAAAAAACATGATCCTGTCACTGTGGGCGAAACCGGAGGCTCCACCCCTGAGGGGGCCAGGCTCTATGTGGATAAAAAGCGCAACGAGTTTGATATGATCTTTCATCTGGGATTCCTTGAGGATGATGAGTTTGAGGATAATCCGGCTCAGAACTATAAAAAATTTTATGAGAAATGGTATAAGCAGCTCTCAATCGAGGGATGGGATGCAACATATCTGGGTAATCATGATCTGGCCCGTGCTGTCTCTGTTATCGGGGACGAGGAGAACTACTGGAGAGAATCGGCTACCTGTCTGGCAACCATGATCATGACCCAGTGGGGAACCCCCTACATCTATCAGGGAGATGAAATAGGTATGGTCAATGCCGGATTTACCTCTCTTGATCAGTTTCGTGATCCTCATACAACTATCCGCTATCATGCGGCAGAAGAAAAGGGTGACGATAGTGACGCCGTATTGAAGGAAATTATCAAGTGGGGCAGAGATAACAGCAGAACTCCCATGCAGTGGGATGCTTCTCCCAACGGCGGATTTTCCGATGCGGAGCCCTGGATTATGATGGCCCGGAACTGGGAACATATCAATGTGGCAGCCCAGGAGAATAAGAGGGGTACCATTTTCAATTATTACAAAAAAATGATTGCTCTACGGAAGAGTAATAAGAATCTGGCCTACGGAAAGATGGAGATGGTAAAGTCTGAACCAGCTGTCTTTGCCTATAACAGAATTCATGAGGGCAGGACCGTCCAGGTTGTGCTGAATCTCAGCTCATCTCCTTCAGCCCACAGAATAGATGATTTTAATGATGATCAGGTTCTGATCTCCAACTACCCATCACAGCGAAAGAATGTATCAGGATTGATGCTGCGGCCCTGGGAGGCTGTGGTTATTAGCTGA
- a CDS encoding DUF6259 domain-containing protein, with product MRIFDSSSFTVDSIEINNTCQELTVRGRAYCVWPNREGEGFMLESVSSVLADNGCNERGLSLSWPATASARAIILKSEDASVLIRKINESNGYHEEIRIFADSSDILRFRFTGPIGEFVVTELSGSYWTDAAGNKGKSDLNSIPKQFQLGLISPEGECAIPAEEGFRALIPLGREIINSFPITKTAHILHLFGYGAGHDRAYPDYSPSEMLGGSELFKSVLSRLKDMGFRISLYMNARLLDASRRDTYPRLKESILKDPEGKEFTEEYFGRTFLVMDPSSAAWQDELYSQALMLHELGADLLQLDQVAGRAAPVTPGSPWGEGYADLIHRIQKLGMKVWIQGVSDYYPADCFEMTWKDLEILEGGILRGGNPFGVTDLSLLKALKDSGNFKGTLLTPMDKRDTIDPSLFSFRLDLMDKSGLLPLYGPDYMKRIVKFASLF from the coding sequence ATGAGAATCTTTGATTCATCTTCCTTTACTGTAGATTCGATAGAGATAAATAATACATGTCAGGAACTGACAGTCAGAGGCAGGGCCTACTGCGTATGGCCCAACAGGGAAGGTGAAGGCTTTATGCTGGAATCCGTTTCCTCTGTGCTTGCAGATAACGGCTGTAATGAGAGGGGACTCTCCCTCTCATGGCCGGCTACAGCATCTGCCAGAGCCATAATTCTGAAATCAGAAGATGCCTCGGTACTGATCAGAAAAATAAATGAAAGCAATGGTTATCATGAGGAGATCAGAATATTTGCAGACAGTTCAGATATTCTGAGATTCAGGTTCACCGGACCGATCGGAGAATTTGTTGTGACAGAACTGTCCGGATCATACTGGACCGATGCCGCCGGGAATAAGGGAAAGTCTGATTTGAATTCCATTCCAAAACAGTTCCAGCTGGGACTGATAAGCCCTGAAGGGGAATGCGCTATACCCGCGGAAGAGGGATTCAGGGCACTTATCCCCCTGGGCCGGGAAATTATTAATAGTTTCCCGATTACAAAGACAGCCCATATACTCCACCTCTTTGGTTATGGTGCCGGTCACGACAGAGCCTACCCGGATTACAGCCCTTCAGAAATGCTTGGAGGATCAGAACTCTTTAAGAGTGTACTGTCCAGATTAAAGGATATGGGCTTCAGGATATCCCTTTACATGAATGCCAGGCTTCTTGACGCATCACGTCGGGATACCTACCCGCGACTCAAAGAGAGCATACTCAAAGACCCGGAAGGAAAGGAATTTACGGAAGAGTACTTTGGTAGAACCTTCCTTGTGATGGACCCGTCCTCCGCAGCCTGGCAGGATGAACTGTACTCACAGGCATTGATGCTGCATGAACTCGGAGCAGACCTCCTGCAGCTGGATCAGGTTGCAGGCCGTGCTGCTCCCGTTACTCCGGGGAGCCCCTGGGGAGAGGGATATGCTGATCTGATACACAGGATACAGAAACTGGGGATGAAAGTATGGATACAGGGAGTATCGGACTACTATCCGGCGGACTGTTTTGAAATGACCTGGAAGGATTTAGAGATCCTGGAAGGTGGAATCCTCAGGGGAGGAAATCCCTTCGGAGTGACTGACTTGAGCCTGCTGAAAGCTCTTAAAGATAGTGGCAATTTTAAGGGAACACTCCTGACTCCCATGGATAAAAGGGATACCATTGACCCTTCTTTATTCAGCTTCCGCCTGGATCTGATGGATAAGAGCGGATTACTCCCACTCTACGGTCCGGATTATATGAAAAGAATAGTAAAATTTGCATCTCTCTTCTGA